The Rheinheimera mangrovi genome contains the following window.
CGCTGGGTGCTTTTATCATGGCTCAGCGCCAAATCGCCGTTCCGATACAGCAATTGTCCGGACAAATTAATCAACTGGCACAACAACGTGATTTAACAGTGCAGTTTAACTCAGAGCAACAAGGCGAAATAGGGCAAATGTCCGGCAGTCTGACCACATTATTGCAGATGTTCAGCGCCGGTATGCATGATGTCCGAACTGCGATAAGCCGCATTGGCTCTGCGGTGGCTGAGCTACGCAGCAGCACAGACGGATCAGCCCATTCAGTGCAACTTTTGCAGCAGGATATAGTGCGTTTAGTGACTCTGATGCAGCATTTAGAGCAGCACATGCTGCAAAGTGTCGAATGTTCGGCCTCCGCTGCAACCCAGGCCCAGCAAGGCGCTAAACAATTGGCACAGGCTCAGCTTGAGGTGAAACAAAGTTCTGACAGTATTCATACCTTAGCTCAGGATATAGAAACAACGGCTTCAATGCTGTTAACCCTGAAAGTAGCCGGGGATCAGGTTTCTACTGTGGTTAAAACTATTGCGGATATCGCAGCGCAAACAAACTTATTGGCGTTAAATGCAGCCATTGAAGCGGCGCGGGCCGGTGAATCAGGCCGGGGTTTTGCTGTGGTTGCAGATGAAGTCAGAACGTTGGCCACCCGTACTCATCAATCAACAGTCGAAATTAACAGCATGCTGGAAAGGATAGTAGGGGCAATTCAGTCGGCCGTCTGCACTATGGACTCGAATCAACAACAAGCTGCCCAGTCTGTTGAGTTGTCTTTGGCCTTGGTAGACACTTTACAGCAAAGCCGCACTGTCATTTTGCAACTTGCCGATGTCAGCCAGCAGTCAGCTACTATTGCCAGTGACGCTCAGCAAGATGTGGCTCATATCAGAGGACAAGTGCAGCAGTTCAGGCTGTTGGGGGATCAGGTGTTAACCGGCAACAGGCAAATTGGTCAGGCCGCGCAGTCTATGACTGAACTGGCTGACCAATTAAGCGCTAGGGTGTCACAATTCAAGCTATAGGCTCCAGATTGCGTTTATTAAGGTGCAACGATATCAGAAATGGAGACTTTACCTTTTGAACGTTGTTCGTAAGGTTCAAGCATAGCAACAACTTTGTCAGCCTTTGCACTGCGAGCAAAGTTCACTAAGGTTTTGCCGTTACAGACTACTTTATCTACCGCCCTTTGTTTGGATAAGCGGTTGGCTTTGAGTGTTTTGTTCAGACTGATTCGATCATCATCCTGCGCATGGGTGCAGGTCTCAACTACTACATTTTCGATCATCGGATCCATAGCGTTTTGAGCACTGGCGGTGGCGGATAAAGTAAATACAACTGCGGCAAAAATTAGTTTTGTGTTCATTTGATAGCCCTCTGTATTTTGATGTATGGCTTTTGCCATGACTGTATTTTGGCGCTGAAAGCCTTGATTTTCCTACCTTCTGTGACCAGAGGAACGGCAAAAGTGACCAGAGGACAGGCCTTGCTTTTGGTTACTTTTAGCGTAAAAAAGACACAAAAAAGCCCGCCAGATTTTGAACTTTGGCGGGCTAATTGCTTCGCGATACTAAAGAGGACTGGCTATTTTCCCGGAAGTAATTGCGACGACCAATCCGCTTTAAAGCGTCTGGATGCAGCTACTGTCTGGCCATTTGACAGCAACAACTGGTAATCGTTGTTGTGAGGCTGAACCTTATGTACGTGATGCAAGTTTACAATAGTTGAGCGGTGTACCTGCGCAAACTGCACAGGTAAACGGTGCATTAGCTCTTTTATGGTTTCTCGGATGATCAGGTTTTCACTTAAGGTATAGACACACATGTAGTTGCCTGCGGCCTCAATCATCAGTACATCAATATCATCCAGCAACAAGGTTGAAGTCCCGGTTTTAAATGTCAGCTTACTTTGTGGTGCCGGGACTGGCATATCCTGTTGTTTATCCAAGGCCGTTTTGGCATCCAGCAGTGTTTGCGCCAATCTTTGGCGTGATACTGGTTTAAGCAGGTAGTCAAAAGCAAAATGCTCATAGGCTGAAAAGGCATAGTTGTCATAAGCCGTGACCAGAATAATGAGTGGTGCTGCCATAGCTGAGGATTTATTCAGCTGCTTTAGTACTTCAATGCCTTTAAGCCCTGGCATTTGAATATCTAAAAATACCAGATCCACAGCAGTGGTCTGTAAATAGGCCAGTGTTTCGTCACCGTTATCAAAACAGGCATCAATTTGAATATTGGGATATGTAGCCAGCTTAGCTTTTAAATTACTGATGGCCAGCGGCTCATCGTCAGCTATCACAGTTTTAATCTGCTGCATGCAGTAACTCCAGAGGTAAAGATATTTGCCCGGTGAATTTATTAGGTTCCTGACTGAAACTTAAGCTGGCTTTACCGTCAAACAGCAAGCTCAGGCGTTCCGCCAGATTGTGCAGACTGCCAAAACTGGCTTGTTTTGGCCAACCTGCAGCCAATTCAGTGCCAGGGCCATTATCTGAAAGCTTTAGCACTAAAACTGCAGACTGTTGAGTCACTTCTACATTAATACAGGCATGGCCTTTAATTTCAGATACTGCATACTTTATGGCATTTTCTGCTAAAGGCTGCAGCAAAAGCGGCGGTACTTTTTGCAACATGGCCTGCTCGTCTAACTGCCAGTTTATGTCCAGCCGATCACCAAAACGAACCTGTTGAATCGCCAGATAAGACGCTAAGGCGTCCAGTTCCTCTTTCAGTGGAATTAAATGTTCAGTATGGTTTTTCAGCGAGTGCCGTAAGAAAGTAGATAGCTGCAGGATCAGATTTTCAGCATCCATGCCTTTGTGTTGCACTATTAAAGAATTCAGGGCATTTAAGGTGTTAAACATAAAATGAGGATTAAGCTGATAACGTAACACTTTTAAGCGGGCAATACGGGCCTGGCGGGCCAATTCCTGTTGTTGCCTGAACTCTGCTCTGTTTAACAGGTTGGCTTTATACACTAAAAACAACGCAAACCAGCCAGCTATGGGCAGCAGCACCAAATTAAAAGCCAACGCATACCGCAGTAGGGAATCGGTTTCTGAGGGCAGCAAAGCATAATTCATCATCAGATATTGACGTACAGGAGTTAATATCAGCCACAATGGGATCAGCCACCAGGCTAGCCGCATCGCCTGTTGTTTAATGCTGATGTTTTGTGTCAGCTCCTTCTGACCCAGATAACCTGTCACCACAAAGTTCACCAGACTAATCAGGGTGTAAATGACCAGATAAGGAAATACTGTCCTGTTCTCCAGCGGGACTAACACGGCCAGATGGATAAACTTAATCAGTAAATAAGTCAGCCAAAAGACTAAATGCCAGTACCAAAATCTGCCTTTGTCCACACTCCATGTCACAGTTGAATTCATCCGGAAACCCCTTGCAGCGGGAGTTGAATACAAACCAGAAAGCCTTGTTGCCTGGCTTGCACTACTAAACTGGCTGCACTGCCAAAGTGCTGGCTTAAGCGGTTTTGAATATTAGTTAAACCAACGCCTGAGCTTTGTGTTAACTGTTTCGCTGCGTGTTTGCCTGGGCCGTCGTCTTCAACCTGTAAGCAAAGCTTCCCCTTGTGTTGTTGTCCGGCAATGGTAATAGTGGCACCTTGTTGTTGAGTGGCAACAGCATATTTAATGGCATTCTCAACCAAAGGTTGCAGCAACAAAGGTGGAATAAGGTGCTGACCTATGTCCTGATCAATTTTCCAGTCCACTTTGAGTTTGTTGCCAAAGCGGGTTTTTTGTAAGGCCAGATAAGCTTCGATAGCAGCCAGTTCATCTGCCAGTTTTACCAGGCTATCCGGAGAGCTGCTCAAGGAGTAGCGTAAAAAAGACGCCAGTTGCTCAGACATTAATTCGGCGTCGTCAAAACGTTCAGCTTCAATAAGAGCGCATACGGAGTTCAGTGCATTAAAGGTAAAATGCGGATTCAACTGATGCCGCAAAGCCTGCAATTCAAGTTGCTGTATTTTCTGACTTAAACGAGCTGATTCTGCCAGACGAAACAAGCGTTGCTGGTTCAGAATATAGGCCAGATAAAGAGTGGTCCAGACAAAAAAAGCCAGGGTATTGCTGTCGAGATTGCTTAGCAGGAAGCGAGGATCAAATTGCTCATTTTTCATTGGCAGCAGCCAGAAGGCGTTTTCCAATGGCACATAGATACAGGTCAACAACAGTGCCGCCAGCGTCAATTGCCAAATAGAAAAACTATGCTGCCTAATTTTATATTGAGACCAGACAACTAAAGCTCCGGTGATCATCCACGCTGCAGCATCACTGGCAAAATTCATCCCTAAATAATATAGAGCCTCTGCTTTTTGCCAGATAAAAAAATCCAGACACCAGCTAAATGCACTGAGTGCAAAGATAATCAGCCAAAACAGGCTGTGGTGACGCAACAAAGGCTTTATATCCGCATTAAACACCAGGAGAGCTCCCGCAGCTGTTGATGTAGCCAGTATAACCAAAGACTTAGTTAAATCGACCATAACAATGGCCCACAGGAAGCTAAGCTGTGACAAGCGGCTATCAGCTGCAGTGCTTTGGTTAGATTGTGTTGGGATTTGCAGTGACAGATGAAAAAATAACGATAGGCGCACGCTTTTGCCTGCGTTATGGTAATAAGGTGCAACAAACACCAGATAAAAATGAGCTGGCATCATGCAAATGGACGCAGAACTCAGGCAAATCAGCTGGCTGCGTAGCTATTCTGCTTTTGATATGGCAAATTAAGCGGCGTTTGAAAAGTTAAACTCAGAATAATTATAAGGAAGGGAAATGGAAGGCTTTATTAGTACGCTAAACAGCATAGTCTGGAGCCCGGCGCTGATTTACCTCTGCCTTGGTGCAGGGTTGTTTTACTCAATATTAACCCGCTTTGCTCAGGTGCGTCATTTCAAAGAAATGTGCAAACTGATGCTTAATAACAGTGAATCCGAGAAAGGTATTTCGTCATTTCAGGCTTTGGCTGTGTCTTTATCCGGCCGGGTTGGTGTAGGTAATATTGCCGGTGTCGCTGCCGCCATTGGTTTTGGTGGACCTGGTGCTGTGTTCTGGATGTGGATAGTGGCCTTTTTAGGCGCAAGTACTGCTTATGTGGAAT
Protein-coding sequences here:
- a CDS encoding methyl-accepting chemotaxis protein, whose amino-acid sequence is MALMLHSIRHKIIAGYAAVLIVALVSAAVLLSNNQQIRQRVDNFTGTTLPVLAQLDMLLSNSKELVLASYSLYGTTLDSAGFADRQQQLEQNLQQANQQLSQQLQLSLDPELSAFQQAVNDLSAVMAQSDVNWDLARERLTDLTRHAAVLAKRLDELRSEVAAEANAGSMAIAQQLSLSLVVILSLISLLVLVALGAFIMAQRQIAVPIQQLSGQINQLAQQRDLTVQFNSEQQGEIGQMSGSLTTLLQMFSAGMHDVRTAISRIGSAVAELRSSTDGSAHSVQLLQQDIVRLVTLMQHLEQHMLQSVECSASAATQAQQGAKQLAQAQLEVKQSSDSIHTLAQDIETTASMLLTLKVAGDQVSTVVKTIADIAAQTNLLALNAAIEAARAGESGRGFAVVADEVRTLATRTHQSTVEINSMLERIVGAIQSAVCTMDSNQQQAAQSVELSLALVDTLQQSRTVILQLADVSQQSATIASDAQQDVAHIRGQVQQFRLLGDQVLTGNRQIGQAAQSMTELADQLSARVSQFKL
- a CDS encoding DUF3718 domain-containing protein, with protein sequence MNTKLIFAAVVFTLSATASAQNAMDPMIENVVVETCTHAQDDDRISLNKTLKANRLSKQRAVDKVVCNGKTLVNFARSAKADKVVAMLEPYEQRSKGKVSISDIVAP
- a CDS encoding LytR/AlgR family response regulator transcription factor — translated: MQQIKTVIADDEPLAISNLKAKLATYPNIQIDACFDNGDETLAYLQTTAVDLVFLDIQMPGLKGIEVLKQLNKSSAMAAPLIILVTAYDNYAFSAYEHFAFDYLLKPVSRQRLAQTLLDAKTALDKQQDMPVPAPQSKLTFKTGTSTLLLDDIDVLMIEAAGNYMCVYTLSENLIIRETIKELMHRLPVQFAQVHRSTIVNLHHVHKVQPHNNDYQLLLSNGQTVAASRRFKADWSSQLLPGK
- a CDS encoding sensor histidine kinase, with translation MNSTVTWSVDKGRFWYWHLVFWLTYLLIKFIHLAVLVPLENRTVFPYLVIYTLISLVNFVVTGYLGQKELTQNISIKQQAMRLAWWLIPLWLILTPVRQYLMMNYALLPSETDSLLRYALAFNLVLLPIAGWFALFLVYKANLLNRAEFRQQQELARQARIARLKVLRYQLNPHFMFNTLNALNSLIVQHKGMDAENLILQLSTFLRHSLKNHTEHLIPLKEELDALASYLAIQQVRFGDRLDINWQLDEQAMLQKVPPLLLQPLAENAIKYAVSEIKGHACINVEVTQQSAVLVLKLSDNGPGTELAAGWPKQASFGSLHNLAERLSLLFDGKASLSFSQEPNKFTGQISLPLELLHAAD
- a CDS encoding sensor histidine kinase — encoded protein: MMPAHFYLVFVAPYYHNAGKSVRLSLFFHLSLQIPTQSNQSTAADSRLSQLSFLWAIVMVDLTKSLVILATSTAAGALLVFNADIKPLLRHHSLFWLIIFALSAFSWCLDFFIWQKAEALYYLGMNFASDAAAWMITGALVVWSQYKIRQHSFSIWQLTLAALLLTCIYVPLENAFWLLPMKNEQFDPRFLLSNLDSNTLAFFVWTTLYLAYILNQQRLFRLAESARLSQKIQQLELQALRHQLNPHFTFNALNSVCALIEAERFDDAELMSEQLASFLRYSLSSSPDSLVKLADELAAIEAYLALQKTRFGNKLKVDWKIDQDIGQHLIPPLLLQPLVENAIKYAVATQQQGATITIAGQQHKGKLCLQVEDDGPGKHAAKQLTQSSGVGLTNIQNRLSQHFGSAASLVVQARQQGFLVCIQLPLQGVSG